The Pseudomonas sp. FP2309 genomic sequence GCCGGGCGCCGAACGAAAGCGCCGAGGAGCGCGCATCGTAGCTTGGCTGATAGCTGTCACCCGGCGCGAAGGGTTCGATCAGCATGATCTTCCAGCCCCGCGCCTTGGCCCCCGCCTGCAATGCCAGCGCCAGGCTCGCACCGACCAGACCGCCGCCGATGATCGCCAGGTTGACCCGACTCATCGCGCAGCCGCCATCAGGGCTTCAATCTCGGCGACAGTCTTGGGCACGCCGCTGGTCAGAATCTCACAGCCTTGTTTGGTCACTATCACGTCGTCCTCGATGCGCACGCCAATGCCACGCCATTTCTTTGCCACGCTGGTGTTGTCCGGCGAGATGTAGATCCCCGGCTCCACGGTCAACGCCATGCCGACTTCCAGCACGCGCCATTCACCACCCACTCGGTACTCGCCCACGTCATGCACATCCATGCCCAGCCAATGGCCGGCGCGGTGCATATAGAAGGGTTTGTAGGCTTCGCTGGCGATCAGTTCATCGATATCACCTTGCAGCAAACCCAGCTTCACCAGCCCGGCGGTGATGACCCGCACGGTGGCCTCATGGGCCTGGTTCCAATGTTTGTTCGGCGCGATCTCGGCAAAGGCGGCTTCCTGGGAGGCCAGCACAACCTCGTAGATCGCTTTTTGCTCAGGCGAAAACTTGCCATTGACCGGCCAGGTGCGGGTGATGTCACTGGCGTAGCAGTCGATTTCGCACCCGGCGTCGATCAGCACCAGGTCGCCGTCCTTGAGCAGCGCGTCATTCTGCTGGTAATGCAGGATGCAACTGTTGCGCCCGGCGGCGACGATAGAGCCATAGGCGGGCATTTTCGCGCCGCCTTTGCGGAACTCATAATCCAGCTCGGCCTCGAGGCTGAATTCGTAGAGGCCGGCGCGGCAAGCTTGCATCGCCTTCACATGGGCCGCACAGGAGATCCGTGCGGCTTCGCGCATCACCTTCACTTCCGCCGCCGATTTATACAGGCGCATGTCGTGGAGCAAATGATCCAGGGCAACGAATTCGTTCGGCGGCTGGGCGCCAAGGTGCGCTTTAGAGCGGATCACATTGATCCACTCCATCAGGTGCCGATCGAATTCGGCGTTGCTGCCCATGGCCGAATAGACCCGGTCGCGGCCTTCGATCAGGCCGGGCAGGATGTCGTCGATATCGGTGATGGGGAAGGCATCGTCGGCGCCGAACACACGGATCGCACCTTCGGTGCCGGCACGCAGGCCGTCCCACAATTCGCGTTCGGCGTTGCGTTCACGGCAGAACAGCACGTACTCGCCGTGCTGGCGACCGGGCATCAGCACGATCACCGCCTGGGGCTCGGGGAAGCCGCTCAGGTACTGGAAATCGCTGTCCTGGCGGTAGACGTGCTCCACATCGCGGTTGCGGATCGCCACGGCGGCAGCCGGCAGGATCGCGATGCTGTTGGGTTCCATCTGCGCCATGAGCGCCTTGCGGCGCCGGGTGTATTCCGCTTTAGGGATATGGATCATGGGCAGATGGGTTTCCTTTCTTAATGCAGCGACGGCTTGGGTGCTGCAGGTTCAGCGGACTTCTTGGTCTCGGTGAACAGCAGCAATGGCGCGACGCGCAGGTATTCCATGACTTCCATGTAGTCGCCTTCACCGTCTTCGGACTCTTCCAGTGCATCTTGCACCTGGGAAATCGCGGCGAGGTCCTGCAACACTTCCTTGGCGTCGGTGCTCAGCTCGAGGCCACCGGCATTCACGCCGAAACCGTGGAGGAAGCCCTGGCACCATTGGCCCAGTGCAGCGGCACGTTCGGTGAGCGGTGCGTCGTCGGTCGGCAGCAGCAGGACCACGGTGACGTCGTCGCCGGTCAGTTCGCCCTTGACCATCTCTTGCAGGCCGATCAGTGCGTTACGCACGTTCTCGGTCGGTTCGGTTTCCAGCAGTTCGGCCACATCGGCCAGCCAGTTGTCGGCATCAAAGCCGACACCGGTGCAACTGCGGCCCAGCAACACGCCGTGCAGTTCGGCAGGCGAGCAAGGGTGACCGCTGGCGCTCAGCAGTTTGGAAAAAGCATCGTACGGGGAGTTCTGAATGGGCATGGTGAGCTAGGCGCCAGACGGCGCAATGTCTAGAATGGAGCGCTGTATCCTAGCACCGGCAGACGTACCAAGACTATCAAGGGCGTCAGATCGTTTATCCTGCAGTTGCCATTCATCAGACAAAATCCAGTGGAACCCAATGGAAGACACCGACCTGCAAGCGCTGATGGCCAGACTCGAATTGCTAATTACTCGGGTCGAGCAACTTAAGAGTCAAAACGGACTCCTATTAGCTCAGGAAAAGACCTGGCGCGAGGAACGCGCTCACCTCATTGAAAAAAACGAAATCGCCCGGCGTAAGGTCGAATCGATGATTTCGCGCCTGAAGGCCCTGGAGCAAGACTCATGAGTTCAAGCAATAGCGTCACCGTGCAGATCCTCGACAAAGAATATTCGATCATCTGTCCCCAGGAAGAGCGCAACAACCTGGTGAGCGCCGCCCGCTACCTGGATGGCAAGATGCGTGAAATCCGCAGCAGCGGCAAAGTCATCGGCGCCGACCGTATCGCCGTAATGGCCGCGCTGAACATTACCCATGACCTGCTGCACAAGCAGGAACGCCCTGACGTACAGGCCAGCGGTTCGACCCGAGAGCAAGTTCGTGACCTGCTCGAACGCGTGGATCTGGCGCTTTCCACCGACTCGGACACACCCAAGGGCTGATTGCCGCGTCCGTTTAAGGTATACTCGCCCCACTCCCTGGCGTGTTTGCCAGTCGGCGATGTCCCTGAGCCGATTCGCACTACCCTGGAAGTTGCACGTTGGGCTGGTGTGCATGTCCGCTAGACGGAAAGCCTTAAAGCCTACTGCATCTTCCACCTTGAACTTTCGGGTTCAAGGGCTAAGTCGACAGCGGCTCTGTCGGGGAGCCTGAATTCCCAAACTCAATGCCAGTCTTCGGACTGGCATTGTTTTATGAGCCGAAAACCATGACCGAACCTGCGCCGCTGTCCCGTCCGCACCTTCGACGCATGTTGCGCAAGGCCCGCCGCGCGCTCACGCCGAGCGAACAGCGCCAGGCCGCCCATGGCCTGTATCGCCAACTGGCACAGCACCCGCTGTTTCGCCGGGCCAAACATATCTCCCTATACCTGCCGACGGACGGTGAAATCGATCCGCGATTGCTGCTGCGTGCCGCTCAGCGCCGGGGCAAGGCCACTTACCTGCCGGTACTGAGCGCATGGCCGCGTACCAAGATGGTGTTCCAGCGCGTGCGACCAGGGGAAAAACTGTCTCCCAATCGCTTTCGCATTCTGGAGCCACGGGTCAACGCAGCCCGCCAACGCCAGGTGTGGGCGCTGGACCTGGTATTGCTGCCGTTGGTGGGGTTCGATGACGAGGGTGGCCGCCTGGGCATGGGTGGCGGTTTCTACGACCGCAGCCTGGCGTACATGGCCCGCCGCCAAAACTGGCGCAAGCCGACGCTGTTGGGCCTGGCCCACGAATGTCAGAAAGTCGATCGATTGGCACAGGCCAGCTGGGATGTGCCGTTGGCGGGCACCGTCACCGACAGGCAGTGGTATATCGCAAAAACGCCGCTGTAAGCAGCGGCGTTCTGGAAGGAAGGGTTAACGCTTGAAAGGTTGCGGCTGCTGTTGAGTCAGCTCAACCGGCGCATCGGTCTTGTTCGACCACAAGCTTTGCGCATACCCGGTGGTCACGACGCCCAGACCAAACAAAATCACCAAAATCCATAGTAAATCCGGTTTACGTTGCATCGATTGCCCCCCTTCAGGCACCTCGTACACGATGACAACAACGTTCCAAAGTAGTCCGTTGCAGCTGCGTCAAGCTTAAAATCCCGGCATTCTGCGATAACGTGAACCAACACGCAAACCTTGACGCCAACCGACCGTCGGTTTGTCATCAAATTGCCCGACAACTTGCCCACTGCCTTTTTCAGGAGCCCAAGAATGGCCTACTGGCTGATGAAATCCGAGCCCGACGAACTCTCTATCAAAGGCCTGGAAAAACTTGGCGAAGCCCGCTGGGATGGCGTGCGCAACTACCAGGCGCGCAACTTCCTGCGCGCCATGGCCGTGGGTGACCAATTTTTCTTCTATCACTCCAGTTGCCCTGAGCCTGGCATTGCCGGCATCGGCAAAATCATCGAGGCCGCCTACCCGGACCCGACCGCACTGGAGCCGGACAGCCACTACTTCGACGCCAAGGCCACCCCCGAGAAAAACCCGTGGACTGCAATTAACGTCTGCCATGTCCAAACGTTTCCCAAGGTGCTGGGTTTGGGGCTCCTCAAACAGCAAACCGCCCTCGCCGAATTACCGCTGGTGCAAAAAGGCAGCCGGCTGTCAGTGATGCCGGTGACCGCCGAACAATGGGCGGCGGTGCTGGCGCTGCGCTGACCAGAACCCTGCAGTCACGCCCCCGGCGCATGCATCTACGGCTTAACCGGGTTAGGCTTGCGCTTCATTTGATCGGCATCAACGCCTACAGGGCAGCACCGGTCAAACTAGGACGCTAATGCCGCAGGAAGCCGCCATGTCGACGCACCATCACACCTCTCGCGTTTTCGCCATCGCACTGATCGCTCTGCTGGTGGGCGCCGGCGGCTTCGGTTACTGGCGCTCCACCCAGGACCGCTTGCCCGAAGGCCTGAGCATGGGCAATGGGCGCCTGGAATCGACCGAAGTGCAGATCGCCGCCAAGATCCCCGGGCGTCTGGCCGAGGTGCGGGTGGACGAAGGCGATAAGGTGCTCAAGGGCCAGGTGCTGGCGCGCATGGATACCCGCACCCTGGAAGCCCAGCGCGCCCAGGCTGAAGCCGAGGTGCTGCGCGCCAAGGAAAACTTCTCCGCCGCCGAAGCCAATGTGCAACTGCGCCAAAGCGAACAACTGCTGGCCAGCCAGGAGCTCAGGCGCACCCAGGAGCTGTACAAACGCGGCTTCGCCAGCAGCCAATTGATTGACCAGCAGCAAGCGCGCCAGAACACCGGCAACGCCGCCGTGGTCGCTGCCCAAGCCCAGGTCAATGCGGTCAAGGCTGCCATCGGCGCCGCACAGGCCCAGGTCGCCCAGCTCACCAGTGAAATCGACGACAGCAGCCTGCGCGCGCCCATCGATGGGATCATCCAACTGCGCCTGGCCGAGCCCGGCGAAGTCCTTGGCGCGGGCGGACGGGTGTTGCTGCTGATCGATCCCAGTGATCAGTACATGAACCTTTACCTGCCCGCCTCCGTCACCGGTCGCCTGACCGTCGGCAGCGACGCGCGGATCCTGCTCGACGCCCTGCCCCAGCAACCGTTGCCGGCGAAAATCAGCTTTGTCGCCGCCAAATCGCAGTTCACCCCCAAAGAAGTGGAAACCCGTGACGAGCGCCAGAAACTGGTGTTCCGCGTCAAACTGCGCCTGACCCAACCCAGCGCCGTGCCTCAAGCCAAGCCCGGCATGCCGGGTGCAGGTTACGTGCGCACTGCGGATATCGACTGGCCGGCCAACCTGCAATGACCGGCCTGGCGCTGCACGCCACGGGTATCAAGCACCGTTACGGCCAGCAACAGGCGCTGATCGACGTCACCTTCAGCCTGCCCGCCGGCACACGCTGCGGGCTGATCGGCCCGGACGGTGCGGGCAAGTCGAGCCTGCTGGGACTGATCGCCGGGGTTAAAAAGCTCCAGGCCGGCGAACTGCAAGTGCTTGGCGGTTCCATCGCGGACCGCCGACACCGCAACAACCTCTACCCGCGCATCGCCTTTATGCCCCAGGGCCTGGGCGGCAACCTGTATCCAGAGCTGTCGATCAGCGAGAACATCCGTTTCTTCGCCACCCTGTTCGGCTTGTCCACCGCCGACTGCAACCTGCGCATGCACAACCTGCTGCTGGCCACTGACCTGGCGCGCTTTGCCGAGCGCCCGGCGGGCAAACTCTCGGGCGGCATGAAGCAAAAACTCGGCCTGTGCTGCGCACTGATTCATGACCCGGACCTGTTGATCCTCGATGAGCCCACCACCGGCGTCGACCCGCTGTCACGCCGACGCTTCTGGGAGCTGGTCGACACCGTACGCAGTGAACGCCCGCAACTGACACTGCTGGTGGCCACGGCCTACATGGAAGAAGCCGAGCAGTTCGAACATTGCCTGATGCTCGACCGCGGCAAACTGATCGCCGACGGCCTCAGTTGCGAACTTGCCGCAGCGACGCCGAGCGGCAAGCTGGACGAGGCCTTCACTCACTTCCAGGGCGACAGCGCCCATGACAACCAGCCGCTGGTGATACCGCCGCGTGAAGGCGACAGCCACGATATCGCCATCGAAGCCCACGACCTGACGCTGCGCTTCGGTGATTTCACGGCGGTGGACAAGGTCAGCTTTGCGATCGGCCGGGGGGAGATTTTCGGCTTCCTCGGCTCCAACGGTTGCGGCAAGACCACCACCATGAAAGTCCTCACCGGCCTGATGCCCGCCACCGAAGGCAGCGCGACGTTGCTCGGCAATCCGGTGAACGCCAAGGACCTGGCCACCCGCAAACGCGTGGGTTTCATGTCACAGAGCTTCTCGCTGTATGGCGAATTCAGCGTGCGCCAGAACCTGGTATTGCACGCGCAGCTGTTCGACCTGCCCAAGGCCGACCGTGGCCGGCGTATCGAGGAGTTGATCCAGCGCTTTGACCTGGGCGCGGTGGCCGAACAACCCTCCGGCGAGTTGCCCCTGGGCCTGCGCCAGCGCCTGTCCCTGGCCGTGGCGGTGCTGCATCGCCCGGAAGTGCTGATCCTCGATGAGCCGACCTCGGGCGTCGACCCGGCGGCGCGGGATGATTTCTGGCGGCTGCTGGTCGAACTGTCGCGCGAGCAAGGCGTGACCATCTTCCTGTCCACCCACTTTATGAATGAGGCCCAGCGCTGCGACCGCATCTCATTGATGCACGCGGGCAAGGTGCTGGCCTGCGACACCCCTGATGCCTTGCAGCAGCAGTTCCACGGCGACACCCTGGAAGCGGCGTTCGTCACGTGCCTGGAACAGGCTCAGGGTGAACCCGAACCCACAGCGCCAGCCAACACCGTCAGCGAAACGGGCCCGCCCCCCATCGGCAAACGCGGCTTCAGCCTGCCGCGCTTGTTGGCCGTGGCCAGCCGTGAAGGCAAAGA encodes the following:
- the rbbA gene encoding ribosome-associated ATPase/putative transporter RbbA, producing the protein MTGLALHATGIKHRYGQQQALIDVTFSLPAGTRCGLIGPDGAGKSSLLGLIAGVKKLQAGELQVLGGSIADRRHRNNLYPRIAFMPQGLGGNLYPELSISENIRFFATLFGLSTADCNLRMHNLLLATDLARFAERPAGKLSGGMKQKLGLCCALIHDPDLLILDEPTTGVDPLSRRRFWELVDTVRSERPQLTLLVATAYMEEAEQFEHCLMLDRGKLIADGLSCELAAATPSGKLDEAFTHFQGDSAHDNQPLVIPPREGDSHDIAIEAHDLTLRFGDFTAVDKVSFAIGRGEIFGFLGSNGCGKTTTMKVLTGLMPATEGSATLLGNPVNAKDLATRKRVGFMSQSFSLYGEFSVRQNLVLHAQLFDLPKADRGRRIEELIQRFDLGAVAEQPSGELPLGLRQRLSLAVAVLHRPEVLILDEPTSGVDPAARDDFWRLLVELSREQGVTIFLSTHFMNEAQRCDRISLMHAGKVLACDTPDALQQQFHGDTLEAAFVTCLEQAQGEPEPTAPANTVSETGPPPIGKRGFSLPRLLAVASREGKELLRDKVRMAFALLGAMFMMVIFGYGISLDVENLAFAVYDQDQTPQSRAYLEAFRSSRYFAEQAPIQDANELHRRLQRSEIKLALEIPPGFGRDLYAGRQPTVAAWLDGGMPFRAETSRNYVEAVHQGNLQQLAELSSLPRSTQAGAKLETRFRYNQDVVSVNAIGPGVMALILAFIPAMLTALGIVREKELGSITNFYATPLTRLEFLLGKQAPYLAVSLVNLALLVAMNRWLFGVPFKGSGLTLAFGGLLYVLATTSMGLLISAFTRTQIAAILGTMIITSLPTIQFSGLIVPRSSLEGAAALMGTLFPAGHFLDIAVGTFTKALDLRQLWPQCLALFGFFVGFTGLSLVMLKKQEV
- the pepP gene encoding Xaa-Pro aminopeptidase produces the protein MIHIPKAEYTRRRKALMAQMEPNSIAILPAAAVAIRNRDVEHVYRQDSDFQYLSGFPEPQAVIVLMPGRQHGEYVLFCRERNAERELWDGLRAGTEGAIRVFGADDAFPITDIDDILPGLIEGRDRVYSAMGSNAEFDRHLMEWINVIRSKAHLGAQPPNEFVALDHLLHDMRLYKSAAEVKVMREAARISCAAHVKAMQACRAGLYEFSLEAELDYEFRKGGAKMPAYGSIVAAGRNSCILHYQQNDALLKDGDLVLIDAGCEIDCYASDITRTWPVNGKFSPEQKAIYEVVLASQEAAFAEIAPNKHWNQAHEATVRVITAGLVKLGLLQGDIDELIASEAYKPFYMHRAGHWLGMDVHDVGEYRVGGEWRVLEVGMALTVEPGIYISPDNTSVAKKWRGIGVRIEDDVIVTKQGCEILTSGVPKTVAEIEALMAAAR
- a CDS encoding cell division protein ZapA, whose protein sequence is MSSSNSVTVQILDKEYSIICPQEERNNLVSAARYLDGKMREIRSSGKVIGADRIAVMAALNITHDLLHKQERPDVQASGSTREQVRDLLERVDLALSTDSDTPKG
- a CDS encoding HlyD family secretion protein, which encodes MSTHHHTSRVFAIALIALLVGAGGFGYWRSTQDRLPEGLSMGNGRLESTEVQIAAKIPGRLAEVRVDEGDKVLKGQVLARMDTRTLEAQRAQAEAEVLRAKENFSAAEANVQLRQSEQLLASQELRRTQELYKRGFASSQLIDQQQARQNTGNAAVVAAQAQVNAVKAAIGAAQAQVAQLTSEIDDSSLRAPIDGIIQLRLAEPGEVLGAGGRVLLLIDPSDQYMNLYLPASVTGRLTVGSDARILLDALPQQPLPAKISFVAAKSQFTPKEVETRDERQKLVFRVKLRLTQPSAVPQAKPGMPGAGYVRTADIDWPANLQ
- a CDS encoding YecA family protein — encoded protein: MPIQNSPYDAFSKLLSASGHPCSPAELHGVLLGRSCTGVGFDADNWLADVAELLETEPTENVRNALIGLQEMVKGELTGDDVTVVLLLPTDDAPLTERAAALGQWCQGFLHGFGVNAGGLELSTDAKEVLQDLAAISQVQDALEESEDGEGDYMEVMEYLRVAPLLLFTETKKSAEPAAPKPSLH
- a CDS encoding TIGR02449 family protein, whose translation is MEDTDLQALMARLELLITRVEQLKSQNGLLLAQEKTWREERAHLIEKNEIARRKVESMISRLKALEQDS
- a CDS encoding EVE domain-containing protein, whose translation is MAYWLMKSEPDELSIKGLEKLGEARWDGVRNYQARNFLRAMAVGDQFFFYHSSCPEPGIAGIGKIIEAAYPDPTALEPDSHYFDAKATPEKNPWTAINVCHVQTFPKVLGLGLLKQQTALAELPLVQKGSRLSVMPVTAEQWAAVLALR
- a CDS encoding 5-formyltetrahydrofolate cyclo-ligase; its protein translation is MTEPAPLSRPHLRRMLRKARRALTPSEQRQAAHGLYRQLAQHPLFRRAKHISLYLPTDGEIDPRLLLRAAQRRGKATYLPVLSAWPRTKMVFQRVRPGEKLSPNRFRILEPRVNAARQRQVWALDLVLLPLVGFDDEGGRLGMGGGFYDRSLAYMARRQNWRKPTLLGLAHECQKVDRLAQASWDVPLAGTVTDRQWYIAKTPL